The Paenibacillus spongiae nucleotide sequence CAGGGTCGACGATTACAGTGTACAAGAGAAACGAGTTGGGTATGAGTGTAACTGCAGGGACTACGGTTGTGACCGCCGCAGGGCAATGGTCGTTTGATCAGAGCTCCTTGATGCAAGGGGAAAACAAGTACAGTGCAATGGCAACGGATTTGGCATTTGGACTAAGCAGTGCCAGATCCAGTGAATCCACGATCATCTACGATACGACAAAGCCTCTTGCGCCTACGATAACCGTTACACCGACGGAAGTAACCTATCAGAATGTTACGGCCACGATAACTTACGCAAATGATGTTGTTGTGCGGCAATATAAACTCGGATCAAATGGGGTCTACACGAATTATTCCGGGCCTATAGCGATCCATGCGAATACCACGCTGTATGCGAGGGGACAGGATCAGGCGGGCAACTGGAGCGAGGAAGAGTTACAAGCGATATCAAATATCAGAGCGGTCCCCTCACCTGGGCCGGTGCTGCCGGTACCTCCGCAAGGTCAAACGAGACAAGGCGAAGTGCTCATTGGGGATGAAGAGCTCACGAATCCTTCGGTCACATTCGACATTGTCCGAATGACAACGAACGGGGTCATTGCGGACAACGTTAAGATAAATCTAAGTAAAACAAGGGAAATCATTGCACGTGCTGGCCGGTCTTCTAATCAGGCCGTGCGAATTATCATTGCGGACCCTCTGTTACCGGGAAGTCAGGCTGATGAAGTCAGGGTTAATCTGCCCGGCACATCGTTGCGCGAGTTAAGCCAAGCAGGGCTCGTTCTTGAAATTAAAGTGGGGGACACCTTCGTTACACTGACGAAAGAGTCGCTCAAAGCCTTGCACGCAGAGGGGAAGGATATTGATTTTCGGTTTATCCCGGTCCGTAATCCGGGCGAGCAGCAAGTCATTACAGACCGTGTCGTGAATGCGGATGAGGTTAAAGAGATTGCCGGCGGTCAAGAAGTAGACGTTATAGGAAGCTCGATGAGGATCGAGACGAATGATAAGGATCATGCGATCAAGGTTATGCTCCCGATCAACTCCTTGCCAGGCCATGCTGCGCAAAGGCAAGCCTTTCTGGACTCCCTCGCCGTTTATATCGAGCAGAGTGACGGCGAGAAGAAGCTGCAGCGGGGTGTAATCAAATACGATAAGCAGGGAAGCCCGCTAGGAATTGAAATCGAAGTGACTGCATTCGGCATCTTCACCGTTATTTCACTGGAAGAATACACGGGAAAAGCTTATGTATTTGGATACCGGGATGGCAGCTTTAAGCCAGACCAATTGGTGACAAGAGCGGAGTTTGCTGCAATGCTCGCCAGATTGCTGCCTGCGAGCTCGGAGGAGCTGGCAGAGGGGCAACAATACGCGGATGTTCTTGATTCCTACTGGGCGGAGGATGCTATTGCCAAGGTAAGTCAAGCCGGGTTAATGAATGGGTTCCCGGATGGTTCCTTTGGTCCCGGCGCCGTGATTACGAGGGCGGAGATTGCCGTAATCGCGCAGAAGCTCAAGGTACTCCCGCTAAATTCAAGCGTATCCAGCTTCACGGACATTAAGGGGCACTGGGCTGAGCAAGTAATAGCGGCTGTCCAGCAAGCGAATATTCTCAGAGGACATCCGAATGGCAAGTTTCTTCCTGATCAGGGAGTAACGAGAGCGGAGAGCATCGTGTTCCTGAATCGATTGTTCGAACGTAAGCTCCAGGAATCCGGATTAGTCCAATCCTCCTGGACAGACGTCCCCCTCAGCCATTGGGCTTTTAAGGATATCGAGAGCGCAAGCAATCCCTAAGCACTGACATTGTATATGCCATTCGCAACAAAGCCGTCACTCTTAGCAGGGTGACGGCTTAATGCATGCCCGTAGGAGGTGAAGGTGTAACTTACAGCTCTTCGATGACTACGGTACGGCCAAAATCTTCACTGAACAGGATTTCAATTAATCGGCCTGCGGTATATTCGGGTGACTGTCATTTTCCTTCTTGGGCGATCTGAATGAATTGATCCACGTAAGCAAAGTTTTCTCGCTTGTAGAACGAATCTCAGCTTGCATTTGCGTGTCGATCATTCCGGGATAGATGGCAATCGTGGTATATATCCCGCTTTTCGGTTACAATCTTGATGACGAAGAGCAGCTTTCTCCGTGAAAAGCAGTTTTCATAAACGAAAGGATTCTACGTGTAAAGGAATGAGAGAATGGCGACAATCGAGCGGAAAGCTATAGACCGAATACAGAAGAGCCTGAACGAGCATAGGGTGAAGCTTCCGGACGAGGCTTTGCTGCCAAGATTGGGTCAAGGGACTTGGAATATCGGAGATAACCCGTCCACCGCCCAAGAAGAAATCTCTGCGTTGAGGTTCGGGGTGGAGCTCGGGATGAACCTGATCGATACGGCGGAGATGTACGGTAATGGACGGTCCGAGTCCTTGGTCGGGGAAGCGATCGAAGGGATCAGGGACGAAGTGTTCTTAGTATCCAAGGTGTACCCGCATCATGCAGGACGAAGTCAAATCGGCAAAAGCTGCGAGGAAAGCTTAAGAAGGCTGAAGACCGACCGACTTGATCTTTATCTGCTTCACTGGCGAGGCGGCGTGCCGCTAAGCGAGACGATCGAAGGCATGGAGAAACTGGTCGAAGAGGGGAAAATCATGCGGTGGGGAGTCTCCAACCTGGATACGGCGGATATGAAGGAGTTGTTCCGCTTGCCTGATGGGACTCATTGCACGACCAATCAGGTCCTTTACCATCTGGGCTCCCGCGGCATCGAATATGATTTACTGCCTTGGATGAGAGAGCATCATCTGCCTCTCATGGCTTATAGCCCATTGGCTCAGGCAGGTGCCTTGAGAGCGGGGCTCGTTACGCACCCGGTAGTCAGCGAAATCGCCCATCGTCATCGTTCCAATCCGTTTCAATTGTTGTTAGCTTGGTGCATTCGTAACGGTGACGTGATCGCCATTCCGAAAGCTTCGACGGAGCAGCATGTTCTCGAGAATGCCGCCGCTGCTTTAATCGAATTGACGAATGAGGATTTGAACCGGCTGGATGGGGTTTTCTTCCCACCTACGAGAAGAATGCCGTTGGACATCGTATGAAGGACTGCGAAAAGTCGACGCTGTGATCATTGAGGATACGGATGCGCTGCAAGGATGACGATATCCGACTTGCTTAAAACAAGCGGACGGAGTCTGCTGCTGCGCAACTCCTGAACCTATCGAGACTCACGCCAACCACGGGCTGGAGTCTTTTTTTTTATGCCATGGAACAATTCCCTCCCCCTGCTCGTGTAAAGATGAGCAAATTGATTATTGGGGTGAGCAGCATATGAGCACGGTTATGATAGACGGATTAAACAAGACGTATCGAAGCGTTCCGGCGCTGACGAATATTCATCTGGAAATGGGAACGGGCGTATTCGGTCTTCTTGGACCGAATGGCGCAGGCAAGACGACGCTGATGAAAATCCTTAGCACGATCCTCCCCTATGAAGAAGGGCGTGTGATGATCTATGGCTTGGATTTGGCGAAGGATGGCGATCAGGTACGGGGATTGCTCGGATATTTGCCGCAGCACTTTCATGTGCCTGTGCAATTCACGGGCAGAGAGTTTCTGCATTATGTAGGTTCGATGAAAGGGATGACGGATCACCTTACAAGATCCAGCCAAGTGGAACGTTTGTTGGAAGAAGTCAATCTTCTGCCGCAGGCCGATAAGAAAATAAAAAGCTATTCGGGAGGCATGATCAGGCGGCTTGGAATCGCGCAAGCGCTGCTCGGGGAACCCCGATTCATCATTCTGGATGAGCCGACTGCCGGGCTGGATCCCTCCGAACGCATTCGGTTCCGCAACGTGATCGAACAGCTGGGCGAGAATCATACTGTCATCCTATCCACCCACATTATCAGCGATATTGAATCCAGCTGCGGGAAAGTGGCGGTCTTGAATAAGGGCAACCTGTTATACCAAGGGACGACCGAAGGCTTGGCGCAGAAAGCGGTAGATGGCGTGTGGGAGTTTCAAGTGCCGTACGCCGAATATGACAAATTCGCGAAGGAGCTATCGTTTATTTCCAGCAGAAGAGAAATGAACCACGCCGTCTTTCGAGTGATCGCGAAGGAGCCGCCGCATATTCATGCCAAGGCCGTACAGCCGACAATAGAGGATGGATATATGGCCGTGATTAACGGGGTGTCCTCATGAACATGAGCAGAATCAAACTCATCTATCGCAATGAAAGCCGTTTGCAGTACCGCAACCCTTTTTTGGCGATCCCATTTGTTCTTTTACTCATCTGCTGGGGCTACATTATTTTCTCTTATGAGACTCAATCGGTTCATTATGAAGAGATTGCTGCTGTTTTCTATAACAACTTCCAATGGATGACGATGGTGAATTTATTGCTGGTGGGCTTGTATGCCGTCTATATGGCTGGGAAGGATCGCGAGAGCGAGTTTGAATGCTTAGTCGTCACCTATAAGGTGAACAATACGGAATGGATATTGGGAAAATGGCTGGTTGCCCAAACGTACGGTCTTTGCTTCACCGTGATGACGCTGCTTGTTCAGGGGATATGGTTTTTGAACGGCCGCATGGAAATGGAGGAATGGCTAAACCACCTCTTCTATGTTTTTGTTCAAATCGAGGGTGCTTTCTTTATAATCATATCCCTCGGATTTCTGCTGGGTGTGTGGATGAAAAATATGTTGTCCTATATCGGCATGACAGCCTTGCTTGGCGTCGTCTTCATGCTTCAAGCTAACAGCTACGGGTTTGCATTCGTCAATCCAAGGCTAAATCTGCTCACGCCGTATGATTCCATGTATATCGCGACTCCCTATGAAAGCATATGGGGGATCAACGGCGTGTTCGAGGAGGCCATGCTCCATCAGGCAGCTGTACTCTTGCTAGGCGCAATTGTAATATTCGCGGCGATCCTGCTATTTCATCCCCATCGCAGGCTGAGAAGAGAGAAGCGCTCGCTGTTGACGCTGGTGATCGCTCTAATGGTTCCTGTTGTCATCCTAGGCGGAATCCGGTATACGCAATACAATAGTGCGCTTGAACAATTTATCGATATGGGCGAACAATACGCGTTAACAGAGGAGGCATACGCGAAGAACCGTGTCGCTGGAGCAGATCGGCCGAACTATGCCTTCTCGATGGACCGTACCCAGCTGGATGTACAGCTGTCGTCCGATAATCGGATCAAGGTCGAAAGCAAGCTGTCCGTCACGTATAACGGAGATGCGCCGGTCAACGATATTTCCCTCACCTTGCAGCGCCAGTTAAAGGTAACGGACTGCTCAAGCGATGCGAAGATAACGTGTTCACGCGAGAATGATTTTATTCGCATTCACGTTCAAGACGGCATGAAACCCAAGGAAAGACTCGACTTGACATTGAATTACGAGGGGGACATGAAGCAATATCGTGCCGATGGCTTGCTGCAGCATGCCTTTATTGAATCCGATCGGATCTACCTTCCCAAGGAATCGGGCTGGTATCCGTTAATAGGCGAACGTTATTTGGCCAGAAGCGTTTCTGGCAGGGTTGATGAGAGGTATGTAAACTTTGAAGTTGAGAACGGAGGACTGGTCGAGGATCACCCGACTGAATTTGCCGTTACCATTAAGGGCGAAGAAGACGATCTTCCTATGGCACTCACGATACCGCGTGAACCGGACGGCTCCTATAGGGGAATATCCCAATATGGATTATCTCTGATCGGCGGCAATCTTGCGGAGGTTACGGTCGATCAAACCAGGATCGTGGGGCATCCCGAAATATTGGACGGTGCCCGAACAACGGTTGAAATCTATCAGAGCTATTGGAGTTATTTGGAAGAATGGCTGGAGGTTCCAGTGGCGCCTGACGTGATCTATATGTTGGATGACGATCATAGTGATCTGACACAAGCTACACCCAGCCATGAATTTACCGCATGGAGCTTTTATGACATTAAGTATGTGGACCCATCGGTTATGGTTTATGCTTTGGCAAATGATCTTATCCATGACAATGCATCATTTGGCGAGGATGTGCAGGTGCTGCAGCGCGCTATAACATGGGAACTGATGAAGCATGCACGGTTGGAGACGGGCTATAAATATTTTGGCGAGTGGTATGCTTCATTAGGTTGGTCATCTGAAATGCCTGCAGAAGTGGGTAAACGAATCGATCGGCTGAATCGCTATGATGAGATCGGCGACGAAGAGTTCCGGAAAGTGGTTAAGTATGTGTTTACCCAATACGAGGGGCTTGAGGATAAAGCCAAATTCAACCTGGAAGCTGAATTGGAAAGGTATGAAGGAGAAATAAGCCAATGAGCGGATTTTCCATTCGATTGCGACTTTGGTTGAAGCTTTGGTTCACGTCGCTGCCTGCTATTATCCTCATGCTGCTGCTTCCAGCCGCGGCGTATGTCATCTACGTGACTTTATCGTACAGGCCCGCTTCCTTCACGAGTATGTTCTATGAACAAGCAGCGATGCTCGTCTATGTATTCATATTGCAATGGTGCTTCTCCATTGACTTTGACTCCAAATTCGCTGGCCAATTGATAACGTATCCGATTGCCAGATGGAAGCTCATTGCGGAGAGGGTGCTGCTGGCCTCGCTTCTCTTTACCGGTTTATTGTGCCTGGTCACGACCGGGTTGACGCCCTTTGCAGGCAGTTTGGTATGGAAGGCACTGTTGTTTTCGATTCCCGTTTATATGGGGGCAGGAGGAATCGTCGTCCTTGCTGTCGTCATTGGAAGACATTCTCTTGGCGGATTATTTGCGGGATTGGTCGTATGGATTATATCATTAAATCATGCAGCGTCCTTGCAGGTTTACAGACCGAATTTGTTAGAGCTGCCTGGCGTGCATGAATATTTGAACGGTAACCTGTTGGCTGGCAGCCCTGATCTTTGGATCCTCTATAATCGCTTGTGTTATATCGGCTTGGGCCTGCTGTTAATCGTGTTAGCGATCTTACATTTTAACCGGAAGTCCGTATGAGAATGGCAGGGAAGGGGGGTACGGGAATGCAGGATGAAGACTATATGAGCCAGCTGTCAAACGGCCATGACTCGGCTCTGGACACGCTTGTTTTCCGGTACCATAGACTTTTGTACGGTTATGCCTATCGATTGCTGCAGGACGAGAAGCTGGCGGAGGACATCGTGCAGGAGACCTTTCTTAAAATTTATCAGCAAGGGAAGAAAGGCTACGTTCCGGAAAAGTTCAAGCCATGGATGTACAAAATAGCTACGAACAGCTGCAAAGATTACTGGAAGAAGGCCTCCACGAAGCGGGAGCATTGTACGGATCGGGACGTAGAAGAAGAGGGGCAAATCCATCACATTATCGACCGCCAGCTGGAACGCAGGTGGATGATCGATTCCTTGAATCAATTATCCTTCGAACATCGTTCCGTCCTTTATTTGCGGTTTTATCAGGATTTGAAATATGCGGAGATTGCGTTGACCTTGGATATCCCCATTAATACCGTTAAAGGCCGAATTGCGCGCGGATTAAAATATTTGGAAGGCATCTTAAGAGAAGATGAACCTAAAGGGGTGGGGGCAAATGTGTGAAGACCAAGACCAGGAGTTATCGCGCTTAGAAAAGGAATGGAAGAACCGGTTTGACCGTTATACGTCCCCCCAACCGACGACAGAGAACACGTTCCAACTGCTGGCAAGGATCAAAGAGACGGATGAGATGAAACCGGCGGATTTGCGA carries:
- a CDS encoding aldo/keto reductase is translated as MATIERKAIDRIQKSLNEHRVKLPDEALLPRLGQGTWNIGDNPSTAQEEISALRFGVELGMNLIDTAEMYGNGRSESLVGEAIEGIRDEVFLVSKVYPHHAGRSQIGKSCEESLRRLKTDRLDLYLLHWRGGVPLSETIEGMEKLVEEGKIMRWGVSNLDTADMKELFRLPDGTHCTTNQVLYHLGSRGIEYDLLPWMREHHLPLMAYSPLAQAGALRAGLVTHPVVSEIAHRHRSNPFQLLLAWCIRNGDVIAIPKASTEQHVLENAAAALIELTNEDLNRLDGVFFPPTRRMPLDIV
- a CDS encoding ABC transporter ATP-binding protein, whose product is MSTVMIDGLNKTYRSVPALTNIHLEMGTGVFGLLGPNGAGKTTLMKILSTILPYEEGRVMIYGLDLAKDGDQVRGLLGYLPQHFHVPVQFTGREFLHYVGSMKGMTDHLTRSSQVERLLEEVNLLPQADKKIKSYSGGMIRRLGIAQALLGEPRFIILDEPTAGLDPSERIRFRNVIEQLGENHTVILSTHIISDIESSCGKVAVLNKGNLLYQGTTEGLAQKAVDGVWEFQVPYAEYDKFAKELSFISSRREMNHAVFRVIAKEPPHIHAKAVQPTIEDGYMAVINGVSS
- a CDS encoding ABC transporter permease: MSRIKLIYRNESRLQYRNPFLAIPFVLLLICWGYIIFSYETQSVHYEEIAAVFYNNFQWMTMVNLLLVGLYAVYMAGKDRESEFECLVVTYKVNNTEWILGKWLVAQTYGLCFTVMTLLVQGIWFLNGRMEMEEWLNHLFYVFVQIEGAFFIIISLGFLLGVWMKNMLSYIGMTALLGVVFMLQANSYGFAFVNPRLNLLTPYDSMYIATPYESIWGINGVFEEAMLHQAAVLLLGAIVIFAAILLFHPHRRLRREKRSLLTLVIALMVPVVILGGIRYTQYNSALEQFIDMGEQYALTEEAYAKNRVAGADRPNYAFSMDRTQLDVQLSSDNRIKVESKLSVTYNGDAPVNDISLTLQRQLKVTDCSSDAKITCSRENDFIRIHVQDGMKPKERLDLTLNYEGDMKQYRADGLLQHAFIESDRIYLPKESGWYPLIGERYLARSVSGRVDERYVNFEVENGGLVEDHPTEFAVTIKGEEDDLPMALTIPREPDGSYRGISQYGLSLIGGNLAEVTVDQTRIVGHPEILDGARTTVEIYQSYWSYLEEWLEVPVAPDVIYMLDDDHSDLTQATPSHEFTAWSFYDIKYVDPSVMVYALANDLIHDNASFGEDVQVLQRAITWELMKHARLETGYKYFGEWYASLGWSSEMPAEVGKRIDRLNRYDEIGDEEFRKVVKYVFTQYEGLEDKAKFNLEAELERYEGEISQ
- a CDS encoding RNA polymerase sigma factor; the protein is MQDEDYMSQLSNGHDSALDTLVFRYHRLLYGYAYRLLQDEKLAEDIVQETFLKIYQQGKKGYVPEKFKPWMYKIATNSCKDYWKKASTKREHCTDRDVEEEGQIHHIIDRQLERRWMIDSLNQLSFEHRSVLYLRFYQDLKYAEIALTLDIPINTVKGRIARGLKYLEGILREDEPKGVGANV